In the Arthrobacter sp. Soc17.1.1.1 genome, GCGGCGGTATCTACAGCGCCGACGATCCCGCACAGGCCGCGAAGGAACTGCGCGCAGCGATCAGCTGATCAACCCGCTCGACCAGCAGGACAACGGACAGGCCGGCTCCTCGGGGCCGGCCTGTCCGTTTCTCCGGGGGCGCTGTGCGAAAGCACACCGGGGTTCCGCTGATCGGTGGAGAACAGCCAGTACCGCGTGGTGCTGCCGCTGGGACGATGGAACGGACATCCAATCCAGCGTCAGAATGGACAGCCATGGGCAACGAAGCCGTAGCCACCCCGAACCCGTCGACCTTCGAGGGGAGGGACGCCGCCTTCCTCCAGGACTTCGCAACGCTCTGCACCTTCGGCGCCACGCCCGGCGGGGGAGTCGAGCGGCAGGCAGGCTCCCCGGCGGACGGCGAGCAGCGGGCCTGGCTCACGCGATTGCTCACCGACGGGGGCTTCACGGTCCGCTTCGACCGGATCGGCAACCAGTTCGGGCTCCTCGAGCTCGTTCCGGGCGCACCCTATGTCCTCGTCGGCTCGCACCTCGATTCCCAGCCCTCGGCCGGCCGGTACGACGGCGCGTACGGGGTGCTCGCTGCCGCGCACGCGGCCTTCGCGCTCGCGGAGGAGTGGCGTGCCGCCGGTGACACCCCGCGCTACAACCTGGCGGTGGTGAACTGGTTCAACGAGGAGGGCGCCCGCTTCAAGCCCTCCATGATGGGCAGCTCCGTCTTCACCGGCAGGCTGCCCCTCGAGGATGCACTCGCCACCGAGGACCCCTCCGGCATCCCCGTCCGGGACGCCCTGGCGGCCACGGCGAGCCAGGGCACGCTCGACGGGCCGGACCCGGCCTACTACGCCGAGATCCACATCGAACAGGGCCGCGGGATGGAGCGCGACGGTGTCACGATCGGCGCCGTCGCATCGAACTGGGCAGCCAACAAGTACGAGTTCGTGGTGCACGGCGAGCAGTCCCACACCGGC is a window encoding:
- a CDS encoding M20 family metallo-hydrolase, with the translated sequence MGNEAVATPNPSTFEGRDAAFLQDFATLCTFGATPGGGVERQAGSPADGEQRAWLTRLLTDGGFTVRFDRIGNQFGLLELVPGAPYVLVGSHLDSQPSAGRYDGAYGVLAAAHAAFALAEEWRAAGDTPRYNLAVVNWFNEEGARFKPSMMGSSVFTGRLPLEDALATEDPSGIPVRDALAATASQGTLDGPDPAYYAEIHIEQGRGMERDGVTIGAVASNWAANKYEFVVHGEQSHTGSTIMADRQDALLGASLLVVAARDVADRFPDGVLHTSVGQLDVYPNSPVVVASRVTLLLDLRSADEELLAEADRALHEQLPVIEERARVRIEKTGSHCWGVTPYQLEGVELAEKLAANRGLKHARVKTLAGHDSTNMKDIVPTVMLFVPSVDGISHNEHEYTTDQDIVDGLHVLTDVVRALCVGELDRSAA